From one Lycium ferocissimum isolate CSIRO_LF1 chromosome 7, AGI_CSIRO_Lferr_CH_V1, whole genome shotgun sequence genomic stretch:
- the LOC132064498 gene encoding uncharacterized protein LOC132064498: MALQLQLQPTMMKNGVFQYPCAVRPFGNRKKVSFQAQATPTRTQRIMEGMAVSGEVGGAGGSYSYSALKRLDQLWSKICSASAVVEEPQKVVSSVPGSFKDSDQGGNSEEMFDVIVCGGTLGIFIATALSSKGLRVGVVERNVLKGREQEWNISRKELLELVEVGILTEDDIEEATAASFNPNRCGFEGKGDIWVQGILNLGVSPVKLVEIVKERFDSLGGVTFEGYSVSNISVYQDAAVLQLKEGKTLFSRLIIDAMGNFSPIVKQIRCGRKPDGMCLVVGTCCRGFKENSTSDVIFSSASAKEVGQSPVQYFWEAFPAGSGPIDRTTYMFTYVDPQPGAPQLEELLEDYWDLMPKYQGVSFDDLEILRIIYGIFPTYRDSPLPAAFDRILQFGDASGIQSPVSFGGFGSLTRHLGRLTTGIYEALEGNFTDSKSLSMLNPYMPNLSSSWLFQRAMSAKKQSNIPPDFINELLFVNFMSMQKLGDPVLRPFLQDVIQFGPLVKTLGLVMLTRPQILPSIFKQVGIPVLLDWSGHFVMLGYYTFLSTFLDPAIRPLIGSFPAKMRYEWKRGLEAWQYGAGLDYKLSPSETHETAKKSDPSKETFSTNSLP, from the exons ATGGCGCTTCAGCTGCAGCTGCAGCCAACTATGATGAAAAATGGAGTATTTCAGTACCCTTGTGCAGTTAGACCTTTTGGGAATAGAAAAAAAGTTTCTTTTCAAGCACAAGCCACTCCTACAAGAACCCAG AGGATAATGGAGGGAATGGCAGTAAGTGGGGAAGTTGGTGGCGCTGGTGGTTCATACTCATATAGTGCATTAAAAAGATTGGACCAGCTGTGGTCTAAAATTTGCTCTGCTTCGGCAG TTGTAGAAGAACCCCAGAAAGTAGTTTCCTCTGTCCCTGGATCATTCAAAGATTCTGATCAAGGTGGAAATTCGGAGGAAATGTTCGATGTCATTGTTTGTGGAGGTACTTTGGGAATCTTCATTGCCACAGCATTAAGTTCCAAAGGTCTTCGCGTTGGAGTCGTGGAAAGGAATGTTTTAAAAGGG AGGGAGCAAGAATGGAACATCTCAAGGAAAGAGCTACTGGAACTTGTTGAAGTTGGCATTTTAACTGAAGACGACATTGAAGAGGCTACTGCTGCCAGTTTCAACCCT AATAGATGTGGATTTGAAGGGAAGGGGGACATTTGGGTCCAGGGCATTCTCAATCTTGGAGTTTC GCCTGTAAAGCTTGTGGAGATTGTGAAAGAGCGTTTCGATTCCCTTGGAGGTGTCACGTTTGAAGGTTACAGCGTCTCTAACATATCCGTGTATCAGGATGCAGCC GTGTTGCAACTAAAGGAGGGAAAGACTTTATTCTCACGTCTCATCATTGATGCAATGGGCAATTTTTCTCCTATTGTAAAGCAG ATTAGATGTGGAAGGAAACCAGATGGTATGTGCCTTGTCGTTGGTACTTGCTGCCGTGGTTTTAAGGAGAACTCTACTAGTGATGTCATATTTAGCAGTGCCTCCGCTAAAGAAGTTGGCCAGTCACCAGTCCAATATTTCTGGGAG GCATTTCCTGCTGGCTCGGGTCCCATAGACCGAACCACTTATATGTTCACTTATGTTGATCCTCAACCGGGAGCTCCGCAGCTGGAAGAGTTACTAGAAGATTACTGGGATTTGATGCCAAAGTACCAG GGCGTGTCTTTCGACGATCTGGAAATCTTGAGGATAATATATGGCATTTTCCCAACATATAGAGACAG TCCATTGCCAGCAGCTTTTGATCGTATTTTACAG TTTGGGGATGCAAGCGGCATACAGTCACCAGTTTCTTTTGGTGGTTTTGGGAGCTTGACTAGGCACCTAGGGAGATTGACTACTG GTATATATGAAGCACTTGAAGGCAATTTTACAGACTCTAAAAGCTTGTCAATGTTGAATCCTTACATG CCAAACTTGAGTTCTTCCTGGTTATTTCAAAGGGCAATGTCAGCAAAGAAGCAGTCCAATATTCCACCAGATTTCATCAATGAACTTCTTTTTGTCAATTTCATGAGTATGCAG AAACTAGGGGATCCTGTCTTGAGACCTTTTCTTCAG GATGTTATACAGTTTGGGCCTCTTGTGAAAACACTAGGCCTCGTAATGTTAACGAGACCTCAGATTCTTCCATCAATATTCAAGCAG GTTGGAATTCCTGTGCTTCTTGACTGGTCTGGACATTTTGTCATGTTGGGATACTATACATTTCTCTCTACCTTCCTTGACCCCGCAATTAG GCCATTGATAGGGTCATTTCCAGCCAAGATGAGATACGAATGGAAGCGCGGACTTGAAGCTTGGCAATATGGAGCTGGTTTAGACTACAAACTGAG